Below is a genomic region from Penaeus vannamei isolate JL-2024 chromosome 18, ASM4276789v1, whole genome shotgun sequence.
cccatgcTCATGCAGCAGTACATGCATAATgttttatagatacacacacatgtatatgtttatttcctATAACCATAGGTGTACATTTAACTCTTGGTCTATATATATTCCAAAGCTGTTGGAATGATTAAGTGAATTCAAGTAAGATTTGTACATATTATTATATCTTGTATAAAAATGGCTTTGTACAGTATAGATTTCCTTGTTATTTGCAATTTATTatctaatgtatttatataagattTTTATCTTCTCTGCAATTATTTGCTTACTTATTTgtaatttatttgatatatttctaTAAGATTTTTAGCATCCCTTTAATGATTTTAATCATTTTTGTTCCAGTATTGTGTTGTTAGAGTAATTCCTGATCAGCTGATGAGTTTTGGAGGCACATTTGATCCTTGTGGTTCTGCAATTTTGATGAGCCTTGGCAAGTTAGGGGTTGAAGAAAACAAAACGTATGCTTCTAAGATTTATGCAGTTGTGGAGAAATACCTTGGGATTCCTAATGATCGGTAAGGTTATTCATTTTGATACTTTACATTTTAAGGTAAATGAAACACCTCTATGGACAtaattctttttttgtgattaacTTGTTCAATTTCACATTTAGAAACCTTTTTATTACATATAATTGTCTGAGTTACCAGGATAGACTGTAGTTCTATTTTTATGATACCATCAACAAAGTTTAAATCAAGAAAAATAAGTCTTAATTACACCTCCTTTTTTCTAGAATGTACATCCAAttcatagataaacagacatcaGAAGTTGGCTTCAAAGGAACAACCTTCCACCAGATATTGGGACGTTAAAAAGTCAGAAGTTCGCAAGATCCTCAAGTGAAATGAAGATATTGCAATATGCTTTACTGTGCACACTTCTGCATCAGCACCATACATTTCACATGCAGGATAATATGAGCAGATATCGTTTATTGCTTGATGTCTTGTGATTCATGGTATCTTTAGATGCTAAGGAATGATACTCATATCATTAATCTAGATAGCTTATTATTCATCCTTGACAACTGTCAGTAGGAATGCAGCTAAAATGTTTTTACTCTTGAGTTTGCAACATAATTGAGACCTGTATTCTGGTAGATGTAGCTTGTTTCCAGATAAAGGACTATCTACTGTTAATTCTCTCTATATAAGGATAATTAGAACAAAGATGAAGAGTTGTTgaaccttctttttttatttaccctTTGTGTATAACATATTCAGCAAGAGTGGACGGTTGATGTTGTAATGATATACAAAGAGATACTATATCCAAAATAGGTTTATAATTTTAAGAACAAGGAAGGTGAGATCGATTCACTAAATATATTACTGGTATGAAAGTCTGTTTCCGAGTAAGCTGTTGGATTACCAGCTC
It encodes:
- the LOC113803305 gene encoding macrophage migration inhibitory factor, translating into MPYLEIATNIPRDRVTPEIVSTFSKILSETIGKPEQYCVVRVIPDQLMSFGGTFDPCGSAILMSLGKLGVEENKTYASKIYAVVEKYLGIPNDRMYIQFIDKQTSEVGFKGTTFHQILGR